From Candidatus Sulfotelmatobacter sp., the proteins below share one genomic window:
- a CDS encoding tetratricopeptide repeat protein, whose protein sequence is MSGKRGEEPSVAFAAQLDAARSLAQAGNPAAAIEAIEAALESASAPSERASAANALADVATACERARDYATAERALDRATRARGDFADLQCRHARALLRLDRRREARRALERALKLQPRFVEARLDRALLDAREGNVGEALDVLRTLAREGALDEPQTFQLGIQSLERGDWDEADSLLRRSLQVAEPGLAEAITEVRTRLANDDATGAAEQLTRLLERHPAYPDLHALLGAIELQRGHPDDAMSALARAIELNPDFHDARALLARSLEALGAFSAAAEQAALVLEHDPEHAVAREIDARWSGRRAKLRARRPGEG, encoded by the coding sequence ATGAGCGGGAAGCGCGGCGAGGAACCGTCGGTGGCGTTCGCCGCTCAATTGGACGCCGCACGATCCCTCGCCCAGGCCGGGAATCCAGCCGCCGCCATCGAGGCCATCGAGGCCGCCCTGGAGAGTGCCTCCGCGCCCTCCGAGCGCGCGTCCGCGGCCAACGCGCTGGCCGACGTCGCCACCGCCTGCGAGCGCGCGCGCGACTACGCCACCGCCGAACGCGCCCTCGATCGCGCCACCCGGGCCCGGGGTGATTTCGCCGACCTCCAGTGCCGCCACGCGCGCGCGCTGCTTCGTCTCGATCGCCGGCGGGAGGCACGCCGGGCGCTCGAGCGCGCGCTCAAGCTCCAGCCCCGATTCGTCGAGGCGCGGCTCGATCGCGCGTTGCTCGACGCGCGCGAGGGGAACGTCGGCGAGGCTCTCGATGTGTTGCGGACGCTGGCGCGGGAGGGCGCGCTCGATGAGCCTCAAACCTTTCAGCTCGGCATCCAGAGTCTCGAGCGCGGCGACTGGGACGAGGCGGATTCGCTGCTCAGACGGTCGTTGCAAGTGGCCGAGCCGGGGCTTGCCGAGGCGATCACCGAGGTGCGCACGCGGCTGGCCAACGACGACGCCACCGGAGCCGCAGAGCAGCTCACGCGTCTACTCGAACGGCATCCGGCCTATCCCGACCTCCACGCCCTGCTCGGCGCCATCGAGCTGCAGCGCGGACATCCCGACGACGCGATGAGCGCGCTGGCGCGCGCGATCGAGCTGAACCCGGACTTCCACGACGCCCGCGCGCTGCTGGCGCGCTCGCTCGAGGCGCTCGGAGCGTTCTCGGCCGCGGCGGAGCAAGCGGCGCTGGTGCTCGAGCACGACCCCGAGCACGCGGTGGCCCGCGAAATCGACGCCCGCTGGTCGGGCCGGCGCGCGAAGCTGCGCGCCCGACGTCCCGGCGAGGGTTGA